The following are encoded together in the Bradyrhizobium sp. CCGUVB1N3 genome:
- a CDS encoding DUF6285 domain-containing protein → MQDEPAPIELTKAVADFLRSDIAPLISGHQAFKLRVAINALDLVTRQLTLQEGSDAREADRLRALLGIDGSVAELNRALAERIAEGEVDLATPGLAEHLWQTTMDKLAVDQPNYASYRRELERKS, encoded by the coding sequence ATGCAGGACGAGCCCGCGCCCATCGAGCTGACCAAAGCGGTTGCCGATTTCCTCCGCAGCGACATCGCGCCGCTGATCTCCGGCCACCAGGCGTTCAAGCTGCGTGTGGCGATCAACGCCCTCGACCTCGTGACGCGGCAGTTGACGCTGCAGGAGGGGAGCGATGCGAGGGAGGCGGACCGGCTGCGCGCGCTGCTCGGCATCGACGGCTCGGTGGCCGAGCTCAACCGCGCCCTCGCCGAGCGCATCGCGGAGGGCGAAGTGGATCTCGCAACGCCGGGTCTTGCCGAGCATCTCTGGCAGACCACGATGGACAAGCTCGCGGTGGATCAGCCGAATTACGCGTCGTACAGGCGGGAGCTGGAACGGAAATCGTAG
- a CDS encoding acyl-CoA dehydrogenase family protein — translation MKHAYVPRTTNYTLNPGDELNDLRMSDQVRPLYDHVKKFIRETVEPMTVEFVKHGEKKDDRWSFTPGQLEVLEKAKNKAKEEGLWNFFLPDDETGKGLTNLDYAYIAVELGKSPLASETMNCSAPDTGNMEVLERVGTKAQKEKWLKPLLNGEIRSAYAMTEPNVASSDAKNISTTAKLVGDEWVINGEKYYISGLGDPRCKIMIVMVKTNPDASPSKQQSQILVPKDTPGVEILGPMHVFGQDHAPRGHMHMRFNNVRVPRDNILLGEGRGFEISQLRLGPGRIHHCMRTIGKAEKALDMMVQRGLTREAFGKKIAHLGGNLQIIAQARCEIEAMRLMVLKAAKAMDVLGNKEARVWVSMVKAMVPERACTIIDQAIQLHGATGISQWTPLAEMYQDVRHLRFADGPDEVHWMVVGRHELSMP, via the coding sequence ATGAAACACGCCTATGTGCCCCGCACCACCAACTACACGCTCAATCCCGGCGACGAGCTCAATGACCTCAGAATGTCGGACCAGGTCCGGCCGCTCTACGATCATGTGAAGAAATTCATTCGCGAAACGGTCGAGCCGATGACGGTGGAGTTCGTCAAGCACGGCGAGAAGAAGGACGACCGCTGGAGCTTTACGCCGGGTCAGCTCGAGGTGCTGGAGAAGGCCAAGAACAAGGCCAAGGAGGAAGGCCTGTGGAACTTCTTCCTGCCCGATGACGAGACCGGCAAAGGCCTGACGAACCTCGACTATGCGTATATCGCCGTCGAGCTCGGCAAGAGCCCGCTCGCCTCGGAGACCATGAACTGCTCGGCGCCCGACACCGGCAACATGGAGGTGCTGGAGCGCGTCGGCACCAAGGCGCAAAAAGAGAAGTGGCTGAAGCCGCTGTTGAACGGCGAGATCCGCTCGGCCTACGCCATGACCGAGCCGAATGTCGCTTCATCCGATGCCAAGAACATCTCGACCACCGCAAAGCTCGTCGGCGACGAATGGGTGATCAACGGCGAGAAGTATTACATCTCGGGTCTCGGCGATCCCCGCTGCAAGATCATGATCGTGATGGTCAAGACCAATCCCGATGCGTCGCCGAGCAAGCAGCAGTCGCAGATCCTGGTGCCGAAGGACACGCCCGGCGTCGAAATCCTGGGCCCCATGCACGTGTTCGGCCAGGACCACGCGCCGCGCGGTCACATGCATATGCGCTTCAACAATGTCCGCGTGCCCAGAGACAACATCCTGCTCGGCGAAGGCCGCGGCTTCGAGATCTCGCAGCTCCGCCTCGGACCCGGGCGCATCCATCACTGCATGCGCACCATCGGCAAGGCCGAGAAGGCACTCGACATGATGGTGCAGCGTGGGCTGACCCGCGAAGCCTTCGGCAAGAAGATCGCCCATCTCGGCGGCAATTTGCAAATCATCGCGCAGGCGCGCTGCGAGATCGAGGCGATGCGGCTGATGGTGCTGAAGGCGGCAAAGGCCATGGACGTGCTCGGCAACAAGGAGGCGCGCGTCTGGGTCTCCATGGTCAAGGCCATGGTGCCGGAGCGCGCCTGCACCATCATCGACCAGGCGATCCAGCTGCACGGCGCCACCGGCATCTCGCAGTGGACGCCGCTGGCCGAGATGTACCAGGACGTCCGCCATCTGCGCTTTGCCGACGGCCCGGACGAGGTGCACTGGATGGTGGTCGGACGGCATGAGCTGAGCATGCCGTAA
- a CDS encoding VOC family protein, which yields MFSHVMIGTNDLDKAKAFYDKLLATLEVRPARVDGHRIFYITRTGVFSVSKPINGEPATHANGSTIGFACNSPEQVEAWHAAGIAAGGKTCENPPGIREGSAGKAYLAYLRDPDGNKICAMHRMV from the coding sequence ATGTTCTCGCACGTGATGATCGGCACCAACGATCTGGACAAGGCCAAGGCGTTCTACGACAAGCTGCTGGCGACACTCGAGGTGCGGCCTGCGCGGGTCGACGGCCATCGCATCTTCTACATCACCAGGACCGGCGTGTTCTCGGTGAGCAAGCCGATCAACGGCGAGCCTGCGACGCACGCCAATGGCAGCACCATCGGCTTTGCCTGCAATTCGCCCGAACAGGTCGAGGCCTGGCACGCGGCCGGCATCGCGGCCGGCGGGAAGACTTGCGAGAATCCTCCCGGCATTCGTGAGGGCTCGGCGGGCAAGGCCTACCTTGCGTATCTGCGCGATCCCGACGGCAACAAGATCTGCGCCATGCACCGGATGGTCTGA
- a CDS encoding SDR family NAD(P)-dependent oxidoreductase, which yields MTIFDLTGRVAVITGGNGGIGLGIAQALAAQGCNVSIWGRNAEKNKAAAASMAGSPGKVDARVCDVTDPASVNAAMKATLDTFGRVDGCFANAGIGGGGRRSFVERTEEEWRTMFSTNLDGVFHAFQAAARHMTERANAGDPFGRLVATSSLASIFGTARNEHYAATKAAINALVRALGVELARYGVTANAILPGWIRSDMTSGLMANDKFVANVMPRIPQRRFGEPSDFGGIAVYLMSKASSYHTADTFVIDGGYTAF from the coding sequence ATGACCATTTTCGATCTCACCGGCCGCGTCGCCGTGATCACCGGCGGTAATGGCGGTATCGGGCTCGGCATCGCGCAGGCGCTCGCCGCGCAAGGCTGCAACGTCTCGATCTGGGGCCGCAACGCCGAGAAGAACAAGGCTGCCGCCGCGAGCATGGCCGGCTCGCCCGGCAAGGTCGATGCCCGCGTCTGCGACGTCACCGATCCTGCGTCGGTCAATGCGGCGATGAAGGCGACGCTCGACACGTTCGGCCGGGTCGACGGCTGCTTTGCCAATGCCGGCATCGGCGGCGGCGGCCGGCGTTCCTTCGTCGAGCGCACCGAGGAGGAATGGCGCACGATGTTTTCGACCAATCTGGACGGCGTGTTCCACGCCTTCCAGGCCGCCGCCAGGCACATGACCGAGCGTGCCAATGCCGGCGATCCCTTCGGCCGGCTGGTTGCGACCTCGAGCCTCGCCTCGATCTTCGGCACCGCGCGCAACGAGCATTACGCGGCGACCAAGGCCGCGATCAACGCGCTGGTGCGCGCGCTCGGCGTCGAGCTGGCGCGCTACGGCGTCACCGCGAATGCGATCCTGCCGGGCTGGATCAGGAGCGACATGACCTCGGGCCTGATGGCCAACGACAAATTCGTCGCCAACGTCATGCCGCGGATTCCGCAGCGGCGCTTCGGCGAGCCATCCGATTTCGGCGGCATCGCGGTGTACCTGATGAGCAAGGCGTCGTCCTATCACACCGCGGATACGTTCGTGATCGACGGCGGCTATACCGCGTTTTGA
- a CDS encoding enoyl-CoA hydratase/isomerase, whose translation MQFKHVTLDVDGPVAILKLDHQEVMNAVSMDMLSGLAEALDEIEERKGEVRCVVLTGAGRAFCTGANLQGRNNQSKKTKAGLTLETGFHPFLRRIRNLHCPIVTAVNGPAAGAGMSFALLGDMILCARSAYFLQAFRRIGLVPDCGSTWLLPRLVGKARSIELSLMGERLPAEKALEWGLVNRVYDDGALMEEAMKLAHELANGPTVALSLIRKLYWDSPENSFEEQLNLEFQCQLRAGDTEDFREGVGAFLEKRPAKFRGK comes from the coding sequence ATGCAGTTCAAACACGTCACGCTCGATGTCGACGGGCCGGTCGCGATTCTCAAGCTCGATCACCAGGAGGTCATGAACGCCGTCTCCATGGACATGCTGAGCGGGCTCGCCGAGGCGCTCGACGAGATCGAGGAGCGGAAGGGCGAGGTCCGCTGCGTGGTGCTGACCGGCGCGGGGCGCGCGTTCTGCACCGGCGCCAATTTGCAGGGCCGCAACAATCAGTCGAAGAAGACCAAGGCCGGCCTGACGCTCGAGACCGGTTTTCACCCGTTCCTGCGCCGCATCCGCAATCTGCACTGTCCGATCGTCACCGCGGTCAACGGGCCGGCTGCCGGCGCCGGCATGAGCTTCGCGCTGCTCGGCGACATGATCCTGTGCGCACGCTCGGCCTATTTCCTGCAAGCCTTCCGCCGCATCGGCCTCGTGCCCGATTGCGGCTCCACCTGGCTGCTGCCGCGCCTCGTCGGCAAGGCGCGCTCGATCGAGCTGTCGCTGATGGGCGAGCGGCTGCCGGCGGAAAAGGCGCTGGAATGGGGCCTCGTCAACCGCGTCTACGACGATGGCGCGCTGATGGAGGAGGCGATGAAGCTCGCGCATGAGCTTGCCAACGGGCCGACCGTTGCGCTGTCGCTGATCCGCAAGCTCTATTGGGACAGCCCGGAAAATTCCTTCGAGGAACAGCTCAATCTCGAATTCCAGTGCCAGCTGCGTGCAGGTGACACCGAGGATTTCCGTGAAGGCGTCGGCGCCTTCCTCGAGAAGCGGCCGGCCAAGTTCAGAGGCAAATGA
- a CDS encoding phosphotransferase family protein gives MIEAELSRSVARWCPGATGATGAEKLSGGASQETWRFDIAHPDGTIGAILRRAPKGYGAAPSRAAGLAAEARLMQLAFEAGLPSPRVLHVLEPEDDLGTGFIMQRVEGETIARKILRDEAFAAARPMLARQLGGVLAGLHKLPLSQLPELRRMTAAKEIDEFERDYRSLDWPKPVFALALRWLRDHNPGPSTEVTLVHGDFRNGNLIIGADGVRAVLDWELAHLGDPMEDLGWICVNSWRFGEIDKPVGGFGPREELFAGYEAAGRKVDPARVKFWEVMGTLRWGIMCCGMMQRFRTGPDHSMERAMIGRRASETEIDLLRLLAPRGS, from the coding sequence ATGATCGAGGCGGAGCTTTCGCGCAGCGTCGCGCGCTGGTGCCCGGGCGCAACCGGCGCGACCGGTGCGGAAAAACTGTCGGGCGGCGCCAGCCAGGAAACCTGGCGCTTCGACATCGCGCATCCGGACGGCACGATCGGCGCGATCCTGCGCCGTGCGCCGAAGGGCTATGGCGCGGCGCCCTCGCGCGCGGCGGGCCTTGCGGCTGAAGCGAGGCTCATGCAACTCGCGTTCGAGGCGGGACTGCCGTCGCCGCGCGTGCTGCATGTCCTCGAGCCCGAGGATGATCTCGGCACCGGCTTCATCATGCAGCGCGTCGAGGGCGAAACCATTGCGCGCAAGATTCTTCGCGATGAGGCATTCGCTGCAGCGCGTCCCATGCTGGCGCGGCAGCTCGGTGGCGTGCTCGCCGGTTTGCACAAGCTTCCGCTCTCGCAACTGCCCGAGCTGCGGCGCATGACCGCGGCAAAGGAGATCGACGAGTTCGAGCGCGACTATCGCAGCCTCGACTGGCCCAAGCCCGTGTTCGCGCTGGCGCTGCGCTGGCTGCGCGACCACAATCCTGGTCCCTCTACTGAGGTCACGCTGGTGCATGGCGACTTCCGCAATGGCAATCTCATCATCGGTGCGGATGGCGTGCGCGCGGTGCTGGATTGGGAACTCGCCCATCTCGGCGATCCCATGGAGGATCTCGGCTGGATCTGCGTCAACTCCTGGCGCTTTGGCGAGATCGACAAGCCCGTCGGCGGTTTTGGCCCGCGCGAGGAATTGTTCGCGGGTTACGAGGCCGCGGGCCGCAAGGTCGATCCGGCGCGGGTGAAATTCTGGGAAGTGATGGGCACGCTGCGCTGGGGCATCATGTGCTGCGGCATGATGCAGCGGTTTCGCACCGGTCCCGATCATTCGATGGAGCGCGCCATGATCGGCCGCCGCGCCTCCGAAACCGAAATCGACCTGTTGCGCCTGCTGGCGCCGCGAGGGAGTTGA